The following are from one region of the Rhodospirillaceae bacterium genome:
- a CDS encoding DegT/DnrJ/EryC1/StrS family aminotransferase, which yields MTWQVPYFDLRLGDEEKQAVMEVLDSNWLTAGPRTEQFEKDFAGALDIEATSAIAVTNCTAALHLAVVALGIGPDDEVICPSLTFVATANAIRYAGATPVFADICSTSDWTIDPDDIERKITPRTRAIIVVHYGGYACNMDRVMEIAERHGLKVIEDAAHALVSEWYGRKLGTIGDAGCFSFFSNKNMTTGEGGMIVTPHPEVADRMRVMRSHGMTKSSYDRFKSHVFGYDVTELGFNFRIDEIRSSLGIVQLKALPEKNILRKKVIARYRKLLQEHVPDVTSPFGDHPGKSAYHVFPVLLPKDGPGRDSVMKSMEADGIQTSIHYHPIHLFQAFEGYSANVPITADIAPRIVSLPLYPHLPDEAAASVIKALKTGLNIKNRN from the coding sequence ATGACTTGGCAGGTCCCCTATTTTGATCTTCGTCTTGGCGATGAAGAAAAGCAGGCGGTTATGGAGGTGCTGGACAGCAACTGGCTGACCGCCGGTCCCAGGACGGAACAGTTCGAAAAGGATTTCGCCGGTGCCCTCGATATAGAAGCTACCTCCGCTATCGCAGTGACAAACTGTACCGCCGCGCTGCATTTGGCGGTTGTCGCACTGGGCATTGGTCCCGATGACGAAGTTATTTGTCCATCCCTTACCTTTGTCGCCACGGCCAATGCCATTCGGTATGCCGGGGCGACGCCGGTTTTCGCGGATATCTGTTCGACATCTGATTGGACGATCGACCCCGACGATATTGAACGCAAGATCACGCCCAGAACCAGGGCCATTATTGTTGTCCATTATGGAGGCTACGCCTGCAACATGGACCGGGTCATGGAAATTGCAGAACGCCATGGATTGAAGGTCATCGAAGATGCCGCCCATGCGCTGGTATCGGAATGGTACGGCCGCAAACTTGGTACGATTGGTGATGCCGGGTGCTTCAGCTTTTTCAGCAACAAGAACATGACCACCGGCGAAGGCGGCATGATTGTAACGCCGCACCCCGAGGTGGCCGACCGTATGCGTGTGATGCGGTCGCACGGCATGACCAAAAGCAGTTATGATCGGTTTAAAAGCCATGTCTTCGGCTACGACGTAACAGAGCTGGGCTTCAATTTCCGGATCGACGAAATCAGGTCATCGCTGGGCATTGTGCAGCTAAAGGCGCTGCCGGAAAAAAATATTCTGCGGAAAAAAGTGATTGCCCGTTATCGGAAGTTGCTACAAGAACATGTGCCCGATGTGACGTCTCCGTTCGGTGATCATCCGGGGAAAAGCGCCTATCATGTGTTCCCGGTCCTGCTTCCAAAAGATGGACCGGGCCGTGACAGTGTTATGAAATCGATGGAAGCCGATGGCATCCAGACCAGCATTCACTACCACCCCATTCATCTTTTCCAGGCCTTCGAAGGATATTCCGCCAACGTGCCGATTACCGCGGATATAGCACCACGGATTGTGTCGCTGCCGCTGTATCCGCATCTGCCCGATGAGGCTGCTGCTAGCGTCATCAAGGCTCTAAAAACTGGACTAAATATT
- a CDS encoding class I SAM-dependent methyltransferase, whose product MAFSRDEWEHLYASGRHDIRWPWSNVITYVHRFAKPARPDFRILELGCGPGTNIPFFKTLDADYRAVEGSANAAETAKANFPDWTDRIDVCDFTTDIPFDGPFDAVIERASLSHNPTADIRRCLELVGERLAPGGVFIGLDWFSIRHTEYTGGQQLDDRFTRTGYDDSSYAFANAGTVHFSDEKHLRDLFGGFEIEYLQHNERQHVFPQAGYILATWDIVARTPVV is encoded by the coding sequence ATGGCTTTTTCACGCGACGAGTGGGAGCACCTGTATGCGTCCGGCCGCCATGACATCCGGTGGCCGTGGAGCAACGTCATTACCTACGTCCACCGTTTCGCCAAACCGGCGAGGCCGGACTTTCGTATTCTCGAACTGGGCTGCGGGCCGGGCACCAATATCCCCTTTTTCAAAACCCTGGATGCAGACTACCGGGCGGTCGAAGGCAGCGCCAACGCGGCCGAAACCGCGAAGGCTAATTTCCCCGATTGGACGGACCGCATTGACGTTTGCGACTTCACAACAGACATCCCCTTCGACGGGCCGTTCGATGCGGTCATAGAACGCGCCTCGCTCAGCCACAACCCGACCGCCGACATTCGCCGCTGCCTTGAGCTGGTCGGTGAACGACTCGCGCCCGGCGGCGTGTTCATTGGCTTGGACTGGTTTTCCATCAGGCACACGGAATACACCGGTGGCCAGCAACTGGACGACCGCTTCACGCGGACCGGCTACGACGACAGCTCTTATGCGTTCGCCAATGCGGGAACCGTTCATTTTTCCGACGAAAAACATTTACGCGACCTGTTTGGAGGTTTTGAAATCGAGTACCTGCAACACAACGAACGTCAGCACGTTTTCCCGCAAGCCGGATACATATTGGCGACATGGGACATCGTCGCCAGGACGCCTGTCGTTTAA
- a CDS encoding radical SAM protein, which produces MSTTPINKGQFTLETAEREAAFEAKRGSGCEDAYKENRRQWEDFAKQQKIADYPLHVDLELASICNLRCPMCYTISDEFKKKVNAKIMDFDLFTRLIDECVEGGVYSIRLSFRGEAFLHPQVVECARYAKERGIKEVSSLTNGLRLDEAMFKEMMDAGIDWLTFSIDGTHETYENIRRPSKFDDMVAKLTAFQKIKDDAGSVKPVIKVQSILPAIEGDPEAFYNIFAPISDMVSSNPLIDFHQDTRDLPKIPDFSCPQIYQRLVIGADGLCMMCSNDEIGDFIVGDANTQTIHEIWHGPKMTQVRTWHTTHQGCEKLGPCAQCYLPLETFDDDVMVGTRSVVAEKYVDGETSVSNLNTPDGWKRKNLSA; this is translated from the coding sequence ATGAGCACCACTCCAATAAATAAAGGCCAGTTCACTCTGGAAACCGCTGAGCGCGAGGCCGCATTCGAAGCCAAACGAGGCAGCGGCTGTGAAGATGCCTACAAGGAAAACCGTCGCCAGTGGGAAGACTTTGCAAAACAGCAAAAAATTGCCGACTACCCGCTGCACGTGGATCTTGAATTGGCTTCCATCTGCAATCTGCGATGCCCCATGTGTTACACGATTTCTGATGAATTCAAGAAAAAGGTCAACGCCAAAATCATGGACTTTGATCTGTTCACCCGACTGATCGACGAGTGTGTCGAAGGCGGTGTTTATTCAATTCGCCTAAGCTTCAGAGGGGAGGCCTTCCTGCATCCCCAGGTCGTTGAGTGTGCCCGCTATGCCAAGGAACGCGGCATCAAGGAAGTCTCGTCCCTGACCAACGGCTTGCGTCTCGATGAAGCGATGTTCAAGGAGATGATGGATGCGGGTATCGACTGGTTGACGTTTTCCATCGACGGCACGCATGAAACATATGAGAATATTCGCCGCCCATCGAAGTTCGATGACATGGTGGCGAAGTTAACCGCCTTCCAGAAAATCAAGGATGATGCCGGTTCGGTCAAACCCGTCATTAAGGTTCAAAGTATATTGCCTGCCATAGAAGGCGATCCAGAAGCGTTCTATAATATTTTCGCCCCCATATCCGATATGGTCAGTTCAAACCCGTTGATTGATTTCCATCAGGACACCCGGGACCTTCCGAAGATCCCGGATTTTTCCTGCCCGCAAATTTATCAACGCCTTGTGATCGGTGCAGATGGCCTTTGCATGATGTGTTCTAACGATGAAATTGGAGATTTCATCGTTGGCGATGCCAACACGCAGACCATTCACGAAATCTGGCATGGCCCGAAAATGACCCAGGTTCGGACCTGGCATACGACGCATCAGGGCTGCGAAAAGCTTGGACCCTGTGCGCAGTGTTATCTACCGCTGGAAACCTTTGACGATGACGTGATGGTCGGCACCCGAAGTGTGGTGGCTGAAAAATATGTGGACGGTGAAACGTCAGTCTCCAATCTGAATACACCGGACGGCTGGAAAAGAAAGAATCTTTCCGCATGA
- a CDS encoding CBS domain-containing protein — MTHPDLYPESADDIIVAPGVPIIKAVEVLAEAHKRIVLVADDRRRLLGILTDADIRYALLKKVDFQAPVEDIMVTDPVTVRASMAASDVLRLMEHHQCYEIPVLDEDDRIVGVHLIDKLLNQAPGRRRGGIAVIMAGGLGTRLRPLTDSTPKPLIPVGDKPILFILMDRLLEAEFSTIHITLNYKGEAIREAIAREPRFDGAVSFIEEGEPLGTAGALSLIPERPDESFLVINGDLLTGVAMKELLHFHAFEDNAVTVALKEQRDQSQYGVAELEGTRIVRIEEKPVRTEFINTGLYAVHPSVLDHIPKDRFMNMTDVVDKLLAANARVGGFPVHEYWLDIGEPKSLKKANEDFPKFFDKPD; from the coding sequence ATGACACATCCCGATCTCTATCCCGAATCGGCCGACGACATCATCGTCGCGCCCGGTGTCCCGATCATCAAGGCGGTCGAGGTTCTGGCCGAAGCCCATAAACGCATCGTTCTGGTCGCCGATGACCGGCGCCGGCTTCTCGGCATCCTGACCGATGCCGACATCCGATATGCTTTGTTGAAAAAGGTCGATTTTCAGGCCCCGGTGGAAGACATCATGGTCACCGACCCGGTGACGGTGCGGGCATCAATGGCGGCGAGCGACGTGCTGCGCCTGATGGAGCATCACCAGTGTTATGAGATCCCGGTTCTGGATGAAGACGACCGCATCGTCGGCGTTCATCTTATCGACAAACTGTTGAACCAGGCGCCCGGGCGGCGACGGGGCGGAATAGCGGTGATCATGGCTGGGGGGCTGGGCACCCGGCTGCGACCGCTGACCGATTCGACCCCGAAGCCGCTGATCCCCGTCGGCGACAAACCGATCCTGTTTATTCTGATGGACCGGCTTCTCGAGGCCGAATTCTCGACCATCCATATCACGCTGAACTATAAGGGCGAGGCGATCCGCGAGGCGATCGCCAGGGAGCCGCGATTCGATGGCGCCGTTTCCTTTATCGAAGAAGGCGAACCGCTCGGCACGGCGGGCGCCCTGTCGCTGATCCCCGAACGCCCTGACGAAAGTTTTCTGGTTATCAACGGCGACCTGCTGACCGGTGTTGCCATGAAGGAACTTTTGCATTTCCACGCCTTCGAGGACAACGCCGTCACCGTGGCGCTGAAAGAACAACGCGACCAGAGCCAGTACGGCGTCGCCGAGCTGGAGGGAACCCGGATCGTTAGGATTGAGGAAAAGCCCGTGCGCACGGAATTCATCAACACCGGCCTTTACGCGGTGCATCCGTCGGTGTTGGATCACATTCCAAAAGACCGGTTCATGAACATGACGGATGTGGTCGATAAACTGCTGGCCGCCAATGCCCGGGTCGGCGGATTCCCCGTCCATGAATACTGGCTCGATATCGGCGAGCCGAAAAGCCTAAAGAAGGCGAACGAGGATTTCCCGAAATTTTTCGATAAGCCGGACTAA